The following proteins are co-located in the Pseudomonas fluorescens genome:
- a CDS encoding beta-ketoacyl-ACP synthase III, with the protein MHNVVISGTGLYTPANSISNEELVQSFNAYVQQFNSDNAAAIERGDVQALTESSAAFIEKASGIKSRFVMDKDGILDPQRMAPRLPERSNDEWSVLCQMAIGAAEQALQRAGKTAADIDGVIVACSNLQRAYPAIAIEVQEALGIAGFGFDMNVACSSATFGIQNAANSIQLGQARAILMVNPEVCTGHLNFRDRDSHFIFGDAATAVILERADLATSAHQFDVVSTKLLTKFSNNIRNNFGFLNRTAEEGIGATDKLFVQEGRKVFRDVCPMVAELIAVHLEENQLNVSDVKRFWLHQANLSMNHLIVKKLLGREASVEEAPVILDTYANTSSAGSVIAFHTYQDDLPKGSVAVLSSFGAGYSIGSVILRKR; encoded by the coding sequence GTGCATAACGTCGTCATCAGCGGCACTGGCCTGTACACCCCGGCCAACAGCATCTCCAACGAAGAGCTGGTGCAGTCTTTCAATGCCTACGTGCAGCAGTTCAACAGCGACAACGCTGCCGCCATCGAGCGCGGTGACGTGCAGGCGCTGACCGAGTCCAGTGCAGCCTTTATTGAAAAGGCGTCGGGCATCAAGAGCCGTTTTGTCATGGACAAGGACGGTATCCTCGACCCGCAGCGCATGGCGCCGCGCCTGCCCGAACGCAGCAATGACGAGTGGTCGGTACTCTGCCAGATGGCGATCGGCGCTGCCGAGCAAGCCCTGCAGCGCGCCGGCAAGACAGCTGCCGACATCGACGGCGTAATCGTTGCCTGCTCCAACCTGCAACGCGCTTATCCGGCCATCGCCATCGAAGTCCAGGAAGCCCTGGGCATCGCAGGCTTCGGTTTTGACATGAACGTGGCCTGCTCCTCGGCCACCTTCGGCATCCAGAACGCCGCCAACAGTATCCAACTGGGCCAGGCGCGGGCGATCCTGATGGTCAACCCGGAAGTCTGCACCGGCCACCTGAATTTCCGCGACCGCGACAGCCACTTCATCTTTGGTGATGCGGCCACTGCGGTGATCCTTGAGCGTGCCGACCTGGCGACCTCCGCGCATCAGTTCGACGTGGTGAGCACCAAGCTGCTGACCAAGTTCTCCAACAACATCCGCAACAACTTCGGCTTTCTCAACCGCACGGCGGAAGAGGGGATCGGCGCGACGGACAAACTGTTCGTGCAGGAAGGCCGCAAAGTCTTCCGTGATGTCTGCCCGATGGTCGCCGAACTGATCGCTGTGCACCTTGAGGAGAACCAGCTGAATGTCTCCGATGTGAAGCGCTTCTGGCTGCACCAGGCCAACCTGAGCATGAACCACCTGATCGTGAAAAAGCTGCTGGGCCGTGAAGCCTCGGTGGAAGAGGCGCCGGTGATTCTCGATACCTACGCCAATACCAGTTCGGCCGGCTCGGTGATTGCGTTTCACACCTATCAGGATGACCTGCCGAAAGGCTCCGTGGCAGTCCTCAGTTCGTTTGGTGCGGGCTATTCGATCGGCAGCGTGATCCTGCGCAAGCGCTAA
- the hrpA gene encoding ATP-dependent RNA helicase HrpA, protein MTDQAPAIDQLLKNLDHAMLADRHRLRRQLLELRKKPDEEKLAQWVTRMQASCAQVTARRASLPVIRYDDSLPIAAKRDEIKAALLKHQVLIIAGETGSGKTTQLPKICLEIGRGQHGLIGHTQPRRIAARSVASRVAEELATPLGALVGYQVRFEDQSDSNTLIKLMTDGILLAETQNDRYLERYDTIIVDEAHERSLNIDFLLGYLKTLLPRRPDLKVIITSATIDLERFSKHFDDAPIVEVSGRTFPVDTWYRPLTLEQDEEGNRVEDDLTVDQAILATLDEIAAYERSERRSPGDVLVFLPGEREIRDAADMLRKAQLKHTEILPLYARLSPAEQQRIFQSHPGRRVVLATNVAETSLTVPGIRYVIDSGTARISRYSYRAKVQRLPIEAISQASANQRKGRCGRVEPGICIRLYSEEDFIGRPEFTDPEILRTNLAAVILQMLHLRLGEITDFPFIEPPDGKAISDGFNLLQELSAVDRNSQLTPLGRQLARLPVDPRMGRMLLEAAKLGSLQEVLIVASAMSIQDPRERPPERQQAADQAHAQWKDVDSDFAGLVNLWRGFEEQRQALTASPLRNWCRKNFLNYLRLREWRDSHRQLSLICRDMQLTLNKEPADFAKLHKAVLSGLLSQIGQKTEDGDYLGARQRRFWIHPSSGIGKKRPQWLMTAELVETTKLYARMVAKIDADWIEPLAGHLIKKNHFEPHWEKKRGQVVAFEQITLFGLIVVGRRPVHYGPIDPVVSRELFIREGLVRGEIQSRAKCLTANQQLLEQLDELEAKARRRDILADEETLYAFYDARLPAEIHQTATFDSWYKVNSQKDPQLLIMREEDVLAREASEVTAAHYPDTLHLGDLALALSYHFEPNHPRDGVTLRVPAPLLPALPPERLEWLVPGVIEAKCIALVRNLPKALRKNFVPVPDFVKAALQRIEFGQGSLPQALGRELLRMTGARVSDEAWAEAAQQVENHLKMNLEVVDGHGKFLGEGRDLAELTARFAEASQAALAVPQTAKSQQPVEAKVFAPVAETTQQKIAGLSMTVYPALVEENGTVKEGRFSTAAEAEFQHRRALQRLLMQQLAEPAKFLRGKLPGLTELGLMYRELGRIDALVEDILLASLDTCVLDGEASLPRDGAGLAALAERKRGSWTEHAERLARLTLEVLKLWHGLQKRFKGKIDLAQAVALNDIKQQLSNLVYPGFVRETPAQWFKELPRFLKAIELRLEKLPSQVQKDRVWSSELGGQWVQYQNRLNKHAQEGKRDPQLALYRWWLEEYRVSLFAQQLGTKVPISDKRLSKQWSQVEA, encoded by the coding sequence ATGACTGACCAAGCGCCTGCTATCGACCAACTGCTGAAAAACCTCGATCACGCCATGCTCGCCGACCGCCACCGCTTGCGGCGTCAGTTGCTCGAGCTGCGCAAGAAACCCGATGAGGAGAAGCTGGCGCAATGGGTTACGCGCATGCAGGCGTCCTGCGCCCAAGTGACCGCGCGGCGTGCCAGCCTGCCGGTGATTCGTTATGACGACAGCCTGCCCATTGCGGCCAAGCGCGATGAAATCAAAGCGGCGCTCCTCAAGCATCAGGTGCTGATCATTGCCGGCGAAACCGGCTCGGGCAAGACCACCCAGTTGCCGAAGATCTGCCTGGAAATCGGTCGCGGCCAGCACGGTTTAATCGGCCACACCCAGCCGCGCCGAATTGCGGCGCGCAGTGTTGCCAGCCGCGTCGCGGAAGAACTCGCGACGCCGCTGGGCGCGCTGGTTGGCTATCAGGTGCGCTTTGAAGACCAGAGTGATTCCAACACCCTGATCAAGCTGATGACCGACGGTATTTTGCTGGCCGAAACCCAGAACGACCGCTACCTGGAACGCTACGACACGATCATCGTCGACGAAGCCCACGAGCGCAGCCTGAACATCGACTTCCTGCTCGGCTACCTGAAAACCCTGCTGCCGCGGCGTCCAGACCTTAAAGTCATCATCACCTCGGCGACCATCGACCTGGAGCGCTTCTCCAAGCACTTCGACGATGCGCCGATTGTCGAGGTCTCGGGGCGCACCTTCCCGGTCGACACCTGGTATCGCCCGCTGACCCTGGAGCAGGACGAAGAGGGCAACCGTGTCGAGGACGACTTGACCGTTGACCAGGCAATCCTCGCCACCCTTGATGAGATTGCCGCCTATGAGCGCAGCGAACGGCGCAGTCCCGGTGATGTGTTGGTGTTTTTGCCGGGCGAGCGTGAGATTCGCGACGCCGCCGACATGCTGCGCAAGGCCCAGTTGAAACACACCGAAATTTTGCCGCTGTATGCGCGCCTGTCACCGGCCGAACAGCAGCGCATTTTTCAGTCTCATCCGGGCCGGCGTGTAGTGCTGGCAACCAACGTGGCGGAAACCTCGCTGACCGTGCCGGGTATTCGTTATGTGATCGACAGCGGCACCGCGCGTATCAGCCGCTACAGCTATCGCGCCAAAGTGCAGCGCCTGCCAATCGAGGCGATTTCCCAGGCCAGCGCCAACCAGCGTAAGGGCCGATGCGGCCGTGTTGAGCCGGGTATCTGCATCCGCTTGTACAGCGAAGAGGATTTCATTGGGCGCCCGGAATTTACCGACCCGGAAATTTTGCGCACCAACCTTGCTGCCGTGATCCTGCAGATGCTGCACCTGCGCCTCGGCGAAATCACCGACTTCCCGTTTATCGAGCCGCCGGATGGCAAGGCCATCAGCGACGGTTTCAACCTGCTGCAAGAACTCTCGGCGGTCGACCGTAACAGCCAACTGACGCCGTTGGGGCGCCAACTGGCGCGTCTGCCGGTGGACCCGCGTATGGGGCGCATGTTGCTCGAAGCCGCCAAGCTCGGCAGTTTGCAGGAGGTGTTGATTGTCGCCAGTGCGATGTCGATCCAGGACCCGCGCGAGCGCCCGCCCGAGCGTCAGCAAGCCGCCGATCAGGCCCACGCGCAGTGGAAGGATGTGGATTCCGACTTTGCCGGTTTGGTTAACCTGTGGCGTGGCTTTGAAGAGCAGCGCCAGGCCCTCACCGCCAGCCCGTTGCGTAACTGGTGCCGCAAGAACTTCCTGAATTACCTGCGGCTGCGTGAGTGGCGTGATTCCCATCGCCAACTGAGCCTGATTTGCCGCGATATGCAGCTGACCCTGAACAAAGAGCCAGCGGACTTTGCCAAACTGCACAAAGCCGTGCTGTCCGGTCTGTTGAGCCAAATTGGCCAGAAAACCGAAGACGGCGATTACCTCGGCGCGCGCCAACGGCGCTTCTGGATTCATCCGTCCTCGGGCATTGGCAAAAAGCGCCCGCAATGGCTGATGACCGCTGAACTGGTGGAAACCACCAAGCTGTATGCGCGCATGGTCGCCAAGATCGATGCGGACTGGATCGAGCCGCTGGCCGGGCACCTGATCAAGAAAAACCACTTCGAACCGCACTGGGAAAAGAAGCGCGGCCAAGTGGTGGCGTTTGAGCAGATCACCCTGTTCGGGTTGATTGTGGTCGGACGGCGGCCGGTGCATTACGGGCCGATTGACCCGGTGGTGTCCCGCGAGCTGTTTATCCGTGAAGGTTTGGTACGCGGCGAGATTCAATCCCGGGCCAAGTGCCTGACGGCGAACCAGCAACTGCTGGAGCAGCTGGACGAGCTGGAAGCCAAGGCGCGGCGTCGCGACATTCTGGCGGACGAAGAAACCCTGTACGCGTTCTATGACGCGCGGCTGCCGGCAGAGATTCACCAGACGGCGACTTTCGACAGCTGGTACAAGGTCAACAGTCAGAAAGACCCGCAATTGTTGATCATGCGCGAGGAAGACGTGCTGGCCCGCGAGGCCAGTGAAGTCACCGCCGCGCATTATCCGGACACCCTCCACCTGGGCGACTTGGCCCTGGCCTTGAGTTATCACTTTGAACCCAACCACCCGCGCGACGGTGTGACCCTGCGCGTGCCGGCGCCGCTGTTGCCAGCGCTGCCGCCGGAGCGGCTGGAGTGGCTGGTGCCGGGGGTGATAGAAGCCAAGTGCATCGCGCTGGTGCGCAACCTGCCCAAGGCGCTGCGCAAAAACTTTGTGCCGGTGCCGGATTTCGTCAAGGCGGCGCTGCAACGTATCGAATTTGGCCAGGGCTCGCTGCCCCAGGCGCTCGGGCGCGAATTGCTGCGCATGACTGGCGCGCGTGTCAGCGATGAAGCCTGGGCCGAAGCGGCGCAGCAGGTGGAAAACCACCTGAAGATGAACCTGGAAGTGGTCGACGGCCACGGCAAGTTCCTCGGCGAAGGCCGCGACTTGGCCGAACTGACGGCGCGCTTTGCCGAGGCCAGCCAGGCTGCCTTGGCCGTGCCGCAAACCGCGAAAAGCCAGCAGCCGGTTGAGGCCAAGGTGTTCGCGCCGGTGGCGGAGACGACCCAGCAAAAGATCGCCGGCCTGTCGATGACGGTCTACCCGGCGCTGGTCGAAGAGAACGGTACGGTCAAGGAAGGGCGCTTTTCGACGGCCGCCGAAGCCGAGTTCCAGCACCGCCGCGCCTTGCAACGGCTGCTGATGCAACAACTGGCGGAACCGGCGAAATTCCTGCGTGGCAAATTGCCCGGCCTGACCGAGTTGGGCCTCATGTACCGCGAGTTGGGGCGCATTGACGCGTTGGTGGAAGACATTTTGCTGGCCAGCCTCGACACCTGCGTACTGGACGGCGAAGCCAGCCTGCCGCGAGACGGCGCGGGCCTGGCGGCGTTGGCCGAGCGCAAGCGCGGCAGTTGGACCGAACACGCCGAGCGCCTGGCGCGCCTGACCCTGGAAGTGCTGAAGCTGTGGCACGGCTTGCAGAAGCGTTTCAAAGGCAAGATCGACCTGGCCCAGGCGGTGGCGCTGAACGACATCAAGCAACAGCTCAGCAACCTGGTTTATCCCGGTTTTGTCCGGGAAACGCCGGCGCAGTGGTTCAAGGAGTTACCGCGTTTCCTCAAGGCCATCGAGCTGCGCCTGGAGAAGTTGCCAAGCCAGGTGCAAAAAGATCGCGTATGGAGCTCGGAGTTGGGCGGCCAGTGGGTGCAGTACCAGAACCGCCTGAACAAACATGCCCAGGAAGGCAAGCGCGACCCGCAGCTGGCGCTCTATCGCTGGTGGTTGGAGGAATATCGGGTGTCGTTGTTTGCCCAGCAGTTGGGCACCAAAGTGCCGATTTCCGACAAGCGTTTGAGCAAGCAATGGAGCCAGGTAGAGGCTTGA
- the aceK gene encoding bifunctional isocitrate dehydrogenase kinase/phosphatase, whose translation MSQSALAIARMILDGFDDYREHFRQITDGARERFEKAQWQQGQAASAARINLYEDKVAEVTARLRASFDEATLLDIDTWPLVKSAYIGLIDLRFDDELSETWYNSIFCGLFSHDLISDGCMFIHTTRPSLRRARAAQTRTYKPTGDLASTLAQIFADYRFSEPYADLAADLRRLEAQLRENLPDWVCKDPDLSVELFSSVLYRNKGAYLVGRIYTRDEQWPLVIPLLHREGRGIQIDALITDEADVSIIFSFTRSYFMVDVPVPAEFIGFLKRILPGKHIAELYTSIGFYKHGKSEFYRALINHLATTDDQFIMAPGVRGMVMSVFTLPGFNTVFKIIKDRFSPSKNVNRATVIEKYRLVKSVDRVGRMADTQEFADFRFPLSKFEPECLAELLEVAAGTVEVEGDSVLIRHCWTERRMTPLNLYLDNANAAQVREALEDYGLAIKQLAAANIFPGDMLLKNFGVTRHGRVVFYDYDEICFLTEANFRHIPAPRTPEDEMASEPWYSIGPLDVFPEEFPPFLFADAGQRKLFDELHGELYNADYWKGLQDAIRAGKVIDVFPYRRKDRDNE comes from the coding sequence ATGTCGCAATCCGCCCTCGCCATCGCCCGCATGATCCTCGATGGCTTCGACGATTACCGTGAGCACTTTCGCCAGATCACCGACGGCGCCCGCGAACGGTTCGAAAAGGCCCAGTGGCAGCAGGGGCAGGCGGCTTCGGCGGCGCGTATCAACCTGTATGAAGACAAGGTGGCTGAAGTGACGGCGCGCCTGCGGGCCAGCTTCGACGAGGCGACCTTGCTGGACATCGACACGTGGCCCCTGGTCAAGAGCGCGTATATCGGCCTGATCGACCTGCGCTTTGACGATGAACTGTCGGAGACCTGGTACAACTCGATCTTCTGCGGCCTGTTCAGTCATGACCTGATCAGTGATGGCTGCATGTTCATCCACACCACGCGGCCCAGCCTGCGCCGCGCGCGCGCGGCGCAGACCCGGACCTATAAGCCGACGGGCGACCTGGCGTCGACGCTGGCGCAGATTTTCGCCGATTACCGTTTCAGCGAACCCTACGCGGACCTCGCTGCCGACTTGCGCCGGCTCGAAGCCCAATTGCGCGAGAACCTGCCGGACTGGGTGTGCAAAGACCCGGACCTCAGCGTCGAGCTGTTTTCCTCGGTGCTCTACCGTAATAAAGGCGCCTACCTTGTAGGGCGCATCTATACCCGCGATGAACAATGGCCGCTGGTTATTCCGCTGTTGCACCGCGAAGGGCGCGGCATCCAGATCGATGCGCTGATCACTGATGAGGCCGACGTGTCGATCATCTTCTCCTTCACCCGCTCCTATTTCATGGTCGACGTGCCGGTGCCGGCGGAATTCATCGGCTTTCTCAAGCGCATCCTGCCGGGCAAGCACATCGCCGAGTTGTACACCTCCATCGGGTTTTACAAGCATGGCAAGTCGGAGTTTTACCGCGCGCTGATCAACCACCTGGCGACCACCGATGATCAATTCATCATGGCGCCCGGCGTGCGTGGCATGGTCATGAGTGTGTTTACCCTGCCGGGCTTCAACACCGTGTTCAAGATCATCAAGGATCGTTTTTCGCCGTCGAAAAACGTCAATCGCGCCACGGTGATCGAGAAGTATCGCCTGGTAAAAAGCGTCGACCGAGTCGGGCGCATGGCCGACACCCAGGAGTTTGCCGACTTCCGTTTTCCCCTGAGCAAGTTCGAGCCCGAGTGCCTGGCCGAACTGCTTGAAGTCGCCGCCGGTACGGTGGAAGTGGAGGGCGACAGCGTGCTCATCCGCCACTGCTGGACCGAGCGGCGCATGACCCCGCTCAACCTCTACCTCGACAACGCCAACGCCGCTCAGGTGCGCGAAGCCCTTGAGGACTATGGCCTGGCCATCAAGCAATTGGCGGCGGCGAACATCTTTCCCGGTGACATGCTGCTGAAGAACTTCGGCGTCACCCGACACGGTCGCGTGGTGTTCTACGACTATGACGAAATCTGCTTCCTCACCGAGGCCAACTTTCGCCATATCCCCGCACCGCGTACCCCCGAGGATGAGATGGCTTCGGAGCCCTGGTACTCGATCGGCCCGCTCGACGTGTTCCCTGAAGAATTCCCGCCTTTTCTGTTCGCCGACGCCGGCCAGCGCAAGCTGTTCGACGAGCTGCATGGCGAGTTGTACAACGCCGACTATTGGAAAGGCCTGCAGGACGCGATTCGCGCCGGCAAGGTCATCGACGTGTTCCCGTACCGGCGCAAAGACCGTGATAACGAATGA
- a CDS encoding MCP four helix bundle domain-containing protein translates to MSLRNMRIGLRASLSFGVLAAMLVIVGLFGLGQMAKLRESALIIEASWMPSIENIHDAAACIASMRLESMRMATTDESRIRDNSKNLIASQRKALKTLLEHHESLLSGDEERAMLKQLNVNVNTYDSIVSQLVERVDNDQQQDAIDLLTTGLGPQGTVLNKSLEDMITFNQKGVEAAVNSAAQMYTRAQWVVGLIIVCALIATLLLAWLLTRSITAPLGQALAVARTIAGGDLSRPIVVKGSDGRRSC, encoded by the coding sequence ATGTCATTGAGGAATATGCGAATCGGTCTACGCGCCAGTCTGAGTTTCGGGGTTTTGGCCGCCATGCTGGTGATTGTCGGCCTGTTTGGCCTGGGCCAGATGGCCAAGCTGCGTGAAAGCGCGCTGATCATCGAAGCCTCGTGGATGCCGAGCATCGAGAATATCCACGACGCTGCTGCCTGTATTGCCAGCATGCGCCTGGAATCCATGCGCATGGCGACTACCGACGAGTCCCGCATCCGCGACAACAGCAAAAACCTGATCGCCAGCCAGCGCAAAGCACTCAAAACCCTGCTTGAGCACCACGAAAGCCTGCTCAGCGGTGACGAAGAACGGGCCATGCTCAAGCAGCTCAACGTCAACGTGAACACCTACGACAGCATCGTCAGCCAGTTGGTTGAACGGGTCGACAACGACCAGCAGCAAGACGCGATAGACCTGCTTACCACTGGCCTCGGCCCTCAGGGCACAGTCCTCAATAAAAGCCTGGAGGACATGATCACCTTCAACCAGAAAGGCGTGGAAGCCGCTGTCAATTCGGCGGCGCAGATGTACACCCGCGCGCAATGGGTGGTCGGCCTGATCATCGTGTGCGCGTTGATTGCGACCTTACTGCTGGCCTGGCTGCTGACCCGCAGCATCACTGCACCGCTCGGCCAGGCCCTGGCGGTGGCGCGCACCATTGCCGGTGGCGACCTGAGCCGGCCGATCGTGGTGAAGGGCAGCGACGGCCGGCGCAGTTGCTGA
- a CDS encoding methyl-accepting chemotaxis protein: MSAAVDEVAGNAVSSAEASKASDEDSKHGHYQISETISAIQNLVDEVLGASNKTEGLAVQAQDISKVLEVIRGIAGQTNLLALNAAIEAARAGEAGRGFAVVADELRSLAQRTQDSTEEIEQMIHGIQQGTQDTVEALNSSAEHVTEYLLSPCTAYVGRSTATVKYRSACW; the protein is encoded by the coding sequence ATGAGTGCAGCCGTGGATGAAGTGGCAGGCAATGCGGTGTCCAGCGCCGAGGCGTCCAAGGCGTCCGACGAAGACAGCAAGCACGGCCACTACCAGATCAGCGAAACCATCAGCGCAATCCAGAACCTGGTCGACGAAGTGCTCGGTGCATCGAACAAGACCGAGGGCCTCGCGGTCCAGGCCCAGGACATCAGCAAAGTGCTGGAAGTGATTCGCGGCATCGCCGGGCAAACTAACCTGCTGGCGCTCAACGCCGCCATCGAAGCTGCCCGCGCAGGCGAAGCCGGGCGTGGTTTTGCGGTGGTCGCCGACGAGTTGCGGTCACTGGCGCAACGCACACAGGATTCCACCGAAGAAATCGAGCAGATGATCCACGGTATCCAGCAAGGCACCCAGGACACCGTCGAGGCGCTCAACAGCAGCGCCGAACACGTTACTGAGTACTTATTATCACCATGTACTGCCTACGTTGGTCGCTCAACAGCGACAGTAAAGTACCGGTCGGCCTGCTGGTGA
- a CDS encoding GtrA family protein has protein sequence MPGIKRAAAKILQVDFARFLVSGGFNTVVTYGIYLLLLNVLSYKTSYTIAYVAGIVLAYSLNRYFVFKSHQGIKTVALFPLVYLTQYLSSFLILWVWVEKLGLDSRVAPLIAIMITVPMTYVLSKYVFSTAPKRG, from the coding sequence ATGCCTGGAATCAAGCGCGCAGCAGCTAAAATCCTGCAGGTAGATTTTGCCAGATTCCTGGTGTCGGGTGGATTCAATACCGTCGTCACCTATGGAATTTATTTGCTGTTGTTGAATGTATTGTCCTATAAGACAAGTTATACGATCGCGTATGTGGCAGGAATAGTGCTTGCGTACAGCCTCAATCGTTACTTTGTTTTCAAGAGTCATCAGGGCATCAAAACGGTCGCGTTGTTTCCATTAGTGTATCTGACGCAATACCTCTCCAGCTTTTTGATTCTCTGGGTGTGGGTTGAGAAACTTGGGCTTGATAGCCGCGTCGCCCCGTTAATCGCAATCATGATCACGGTACCGATGACGTATGTTCTTTCCAAATACGTGTTCTCCACGGCCCCGAAACGGGGTTAA
- a CDS encoding WxcM-like domain-containing protein has product MVSTKQYFVHSHALCESENIGKDTRVWAFAHILPGATLGSECNVCDNVFIENDVIIGDRVTLKCGVQVWDGITIEDDVFIGPNATFTNDLFPRSKVYPQAFDRTIVRKGASLGANCTILPGLTIGINAMIGAGAVVTRSIPPNAIVVGNPAKIIGYVDAKPVSTSQEGAEKVASKPGMVHTTVNGVTLHTMTEVADIRGSLSAGEFERTIPFKSERYFLVYDVPTAETRGEHAHKICHQFLVAVKGSVHVVADDGSNREEFVLDKPNKGIHLPPMTWGIQYRYSHDAVLMVFASHYYDSADYIRNYDEFKSLIANAR; this is encoded by the coding sequence ATGGTCAGCACTAAGCAATACTTCGTTCACAGTCATGCACTGTGCGAATCCGAGAATATTGGTAAAGACACGCGAGTCTGGGCGTTCGCGCACATTCTGCCTGGGGCCACCCTGGGCAGCGAGTGCAACGTTTGCGACAACGTGTTCATTGAAAACGATGTGATCATCGGCGACCGTGTCACACTCAAATGCGGCGTGCAGGTCTGGGACGGGATCACCATTGAAGACGACGTATTCATTGGTCCTAATGCAACCTTCACGAATGATCTGTTTCCGCGTAGCAAGGTCTACCCGCAGGCCTTCGACCGCACAATCGTCCGCAAGGGCGCCTCACTGGGTGCCAACTGCACGATCCTCCCGGGCCTAACGATCGGCATCAACGCAATGATCGGCGCAGGTGCGGTGGTCACGCGTTCTATCCCGCCCAATGCCATCGTCGTTGGTAACCCCGCCAAAATTATCGGCTACGTTGATGCCAAGCCTGTCAGCACATCCCAGGAAGGGGCTGAAAAGGTTGCCAGCAAGCCGGGCATGGTCCATACCACTGTCAACGGTGTGACTTTGCATACGATGACCGAGGTCGCTGACATTCGCGGCAGCCTTTCTGCGGGTGAATTCGAGCGCACCATCCCGTTCAAATCGGAACGATATTTCTTGGTGTATGACGTGCCTACCGCAGAAACACGTGGCGAACATGCGCATAAGATCTGCCACCAGTTTCTGGTTGCCGTCAAAGGCTCGGTGCATGTGGTCGCGGACGATGGTAGTAACCGCGAAGAGTTCGTGCTGGATAAGCCGAATAAGGGCATTCACCTGCCACCCATGACATGGGGCATCCAGTATCGTTATTCCCACGATGCAGTGCTGATGGTGTTTGCGTCGCATTACTACGATTCGGCCGATTACATCCGCAACTACGATGAATTCAAATCGCTGATTGCTAACGCTCGATGA
- a CDS encoding glycosyltransferase family 2 protein produces MLTLVIPVYRNEGNLPDLLVAIAGVNTQLDNDLEVVFVVDGSPDRCYEILREKLPSQPFRSKLILLSKNFGSFMAIRTGLQNGSGDRFAVMAADLQEPPELVLEMNRVLLGQDTDVVVGVREGRQDPWGSRMASYLFWGLYRRYVIPEIPPGGVDMFACNRAFRDTLLTLDERHSSLIAQIFWLGYRRKVVTYTRQERVHGTSAWTLRKKVNYLMDSVFSFTDLPIRLLTRVGAFGSVLAAVFGLFTLAAKLHGMIEVPGYAMIMLTITFLGCLNLLGLGIVGSYAWRTYENTKNRPLAIPMRVEDFGDKNGQH; encoded by the coding sequence TTGCTTACGTTGGTCATCCCCGTATATCGCAACGAGGGCAATCTTCCCGACCTGCTCGTCGCCATAGCTGGCGTGAATACGCAGCTTGATAACGACCTTGAGGTTGTGTTTGTGGTGGATGGCAGCCCGGACCGCTGTTATGAGATTTTGCGAGAGAAATTGCCTTCGCAGCCTTTCCGATCCAAGCTCATTTTGCTGTCGAAGAACTTTGGCTCGTTCATGGCAATTCGTACAGGGCTGCAAAATGGCAGCGGGGACCGATTTGCGGTGATGGCCGCGGATTTGCAGGAACCACCTGAACTGGTTCTTGAAATGAACCGCGTGCTGTTGGGTCAGGACACCGATGTTGTCGTCGGTGTTCGAGAAGGGCGGCAGGACCCGTGGGGCAGTCGCATGGCGTCCTACCTCTTCTGGGGCCTTTACCGCCGGTATGTCATCCCGGAGATTCCGCCGGGCGGCGTCGATATGTTTGCCTGCAATCGGGCATTCAGAGACACACTGTTGACGCTGGATGAGCGACACAGTTCGCTGATCGCACAGATTTTCTGGCTGGGTTATCGCCGCAAAGTCGTGACCTACACCCGTCAAGAAAGAGTTCACGGCACTTCGGCCTGGACCTTGCGCAAAAAAGTCAATTACCTGATGGACAGCGTGTTTTCCTTTACGGACCTGCCAATCAGGCTGCTCACCCGTGTCGGTGCTTTCGGTTCGGTGCTGGCGGCGGTATTTGGTCTTTTCACATTAGCGGCGAAGCTGCATGGCATGATCGAGGTGCCGGGTTACGCAATGATCATGCTGACGATCACTTTCCTTGGCTGCTTGAATCTCCTGGGACTGGGCATCGTGGGCTCCTACGCGTGGCGTACCTACGAAAATACAAAAAATCGACCCTTGGCGATCCCAATGCGCGTTGAAGATTTTGGAGACAAGAATGGTCAGCACTAA